Proteins from a single region of Lujinxingia litoralis:
- the pheT gene encoding phenylalanine--tRNA ligase subunit beta, with product MKVSLNWLNQWVEINDLDADELATRLTLAGLEVEEVERIGEGQEKVVVGRIDSIEEHPKADRLVVCKVDAGEDELRQIVCGATNMQAGDFVPVALPGAEPPGIDFSIGARKVMGVPSAGMLCSEEELDLASESEGLMLLDRSLKVGQPIFEALGLKDVILHIGLTPNRPDCLSHRGVAREVAALYGRELRPEKMQIAAPLWEGDTGAVSEAASLQVVDVEGCPRYAAAVLEGVKVGPSPLWLRQRLSALGMRSVNNIVDVTNYVLMDLGQPLHAFDLDKIESQQIVVRRAAAGESLEAIDHKEYKLDESDLVIADARRPLAIAGVMGGADSEVTESTRRILLECAYFDPRSVRRTARRHGLHSESSHRYERGIDPGAILENLREAVALLVQAQTHLEGDAPTVRAGILDGGPGVAKAAAIELKKDRANQVLGTAIESAQVEGYLKSIGVEVVAEDDKAWRFEVPSFRPDLERSIDLVEEIARLHGFDKIEATMPKALMGRAHVLQQGAERGTIVSRAERRALSWVRDLLLGQGLREVINYSFMGADDLDRLRLDEGDSRQLAPRVANPLVQDQALMRTTLIPSLLNNLKVNRAQRRSDVAIFEIGRRYFMTEERRTLGIALTGRKSRHWTGESTWDFFDLKGMVEALGEAFDSSDACWMKPEVGESYLHPGVQAVWSVGRQPVAFVGQLHPAVSSKEGSDQAIFVAEIDLEALVAEGAPRREFSTLARFPAVVRDFALVADEGVAYATIEDVIEKLRAEGGVFGELFRSVALFDIYTGSPIPEGKRSLAIKVTYRADDRTLTEAEIEAADAALLGALAEGAGARLR from the coding sequence ATGAAAGTGAGCTTGAACTGGCTCAATCAGTGGGTGGAGATCAACGACCTGGACGCCGACGAACTCGCCACGCGCCTGACGCTGGCGGGGCTGGAGGTCGAAGAGGTCGAGCGCATCGGCGAAGGCCAGGAAAAGGTCGTGGTCGGCCGTATCGATAGCATCGAAGAGCATCCCAAGGCCGACCGCCTGGTGGTGTGCAAGGTGGATGCGGGAGAGGACGAGTTACGTCAGATCGTGTGCGGTGCCACCAATATGCAGGCGGGTGATTTCGTACCGGTGGCGCTTCCCGGGGCTGAGCCTCCGGGGATCGATTTTTCGATCGGCGCACGCAAAGTCATGGGTGTTCCTTCGGCCGGGATGCTCTGCAGTGAAGAAGAGCTCGATCTTGCCAGCGAAAGTGAGGGGCTGATGCTCCTGGATCGCTCACTGAAAGTGGGCCAGCCAATCTTTGAGGCGTTGGGGCTCAAGGATGTGATCTTGCACATCGGGCTGACGCCCAACCGCCCGGATTGCCTGAGCCACCGTGGGGTGGCCCGGGAGGTGGCAGCGCTCTACGGGCGTGAGCTTCGTCCGGAAAAGATGCAGATTGCCGCGCCGCTGTGGGAAGGAGACACCGGGGCGGTATCGGAGGCGGCAAGCCTTCAGGTCGTTGACGTTGAGGGGTGTCCTCGTTACGCGGCAGCCGTGCTGGAGGGCGTCAAGGTTGGCCCCAGTCCGCTGTGGTTGCGTCAACGCTTGAGCGCCCTGGGCATGCGCAGTGTCAACAACATCGTGGATGTGACCAACTATGTGCTCATGGATCTGGGGCAGCCGCTTCACGCCTTTGACCTGGATAAGATCGAGTCACAGCAAATCGTCGTTCGTCGTGCCGCGGCCGGTGAGAGCCTCGAGGCGATCGATCATAAAGAGTACAAACTCGACGAGAGCGATCTCGTGATCGCGGATGCCCGGCGCCCGTTGGCGATTGCCGGCGTCATGGGCGGTGCCGACAGCGAGGTCACTGAATCAACTCGCCGTATCCTGCTTGAATGCGCGTATTTTGATCCGCGTTCGGTGCGTCGTACCGCCCGTCGCCACGGGCTGCACTCCGAGTCGAGTCATCGCTATGAGCGGGGCATCGATCCGGGAGCTATTCTGGAGAACCTTCGCGAGGCCGTGGCGCTCTTGGTCCAGGCCCAGACGCATCTGGAGGGCGACGCGCCCACCGTGCGCGCGGGTATTCTGGATGGAGGTCCGGGCGTGGCGAAGGCCGCGGCGATCGAACTCAAGAAAGATCGCGCCAACCAGGTCTTGGGCACCGCCATCGAATCCGCTCAGGTCGAGGGCTACCTCAAGAGCATCGGTGTGGAGGTGGTGGCGGAAGACGACAAGGCCTGGCGTTTTGAGGTGCCGAGCTTTCGTCCAGATCTGGAGCGCTCCATCGATCTGGTCGAGGAGATCGCCCGCCTGCATGGTTTTGATAAGATCGAGGCGACCATGCCCAAGGCATTGATGGGCCGCGCGCACGTGCTCCAGCAGGGGGCGGAGCGTGGCACCATTGTCTCGCGCGCTGAGCGTCGGGCGTTGAGTTGGGTGCGCGATCTGCTGCTGGGGCAGGGGTTGCGCGAGGTGATCAACTACAGCTTCATGGGAGCGGATGACCTCGATCGCCTGCGGCTGGATGAGGGCGACTCCCGTCAACTTGCCCCACGGGTGGCCAATCCGCTGGTGCAGGATCAGGCGCTGATGCGTACCACGCTGATTCCGAGTCTTCTTAACAACTTGAAGGTCAACCGGGCGCAGCGTCGCAGCGACGTGGCGATTTTCGAGATCGGACGCCGCTACTTCATGACCGAAGAGCGACGCACCCTGGGGATCGCGTTGACCGGGCGCAAGAGCAGGCACTGGACGGGGGAGTCGACCTGGGACTTCTTCGACCTCAAGGGGATGGTGGAAGCGCTCGGCGAGGCTTTCGATAGCAGTGATGCCTGCTGGATGAAGCCCGAAGTCGGCGAATCGTACCTGCATCCGGGAGTGCAAGCTGTCTGGAGCGTCGGTCGTCAGCCGGTTGCGTTTGTCGGCCAGCTGCATCCCGCGGTGAGCAGCAAAGAGGGCAGCGACCAGGCTATCTTTGTGGCCGAGATCGATCTGGAAGCGCTGGTGGCGGAGGGCGCCCCGCGTCGCGAGTTCAGTACGCTGGCGCGTTTTCCGGCCGTGGTGCGGGACTTCGCGCTGGTGGCTGATGAAGGTGTGGCCTACGCAACGATCGAAGACGTGATTGAGAAATTGCGTGCCGAGGGTGGTGTCTTTGGAGAGCTCTTCCGAAGCGTGGCACTTTTCGATATCTACACCGGCAGCCCGATTCCGGAAGGCAAGCGGAGTCTGGCCATCAAAGTGACCTATCGGGCTGACGATCGTACGCTCACCGAAGCAGAGATCGAGGCGGCCGATGCCGCGCTCCTTGGGGCCCTGGCAGAAGGGGCGGGCGCGCGTCTGCGATAA
- the rplT gene encoding 50S ribosomal protein L20 — protein MPRVKRGFKARRRRKKILRAAKGFVGGRRRLFKNAKETLHRSWVYAYRDRRQRKRQFRRLWIARINAAARQNGMSYSALIGGLKHAGVELDRKVLADMAVFDAAGFAQVVAAAKNATN, from the coding sequence ATGCCCCGCGTGAAACGAGGATTTAAAGCCCGCCGTCGTCGCAAGAAGATCTTGCGCGCGGCCAAAGGTTTCGTCGGCGGTCGTCGCCGTCTGTTCAAGAACGCCAAAGAAACTCTGCACCGCTCCTGGGTCTACGCGTACCGCGACCGCCGTCAGCGCAAGCGTCAGTTCCGCCGGCTCTGGATCGCGCGTATCAACGCCGCTGCTCGTCAGAATGGCATGAGCTACAGCGCGCTGATCGGTGGCCTGAAGCACGCCGGTGTCGAACTCGACCGTAAGGTCCTGGCCGACATGGCCGTCTTTGATGCGGCCGGGTTCGCTCAAGTGGTCGCCGCGGCGAAGAACGCGACGAACTAA
- a CDS encoding DEAD/DEAH box helicase has protein sequence MLTTAEHTFDDFYLSDEMRRALDAVGYKQPTRAQVAAIPLILAGIDLILQSQTGSGKTAAFGIPIIEMLEPQPGRTDVLVLAPTRELAQQVCNEFERLGQFKRVKATAIYGGTSYERQYEELEKSSIVVATPGRLIDLCERGKIDLSQLRLLCLDEADEMLSMGFRDDIEAIMAFLPEERQSLLFSATITDEIKALGNKTLFYPENVLLSSDSVASVDVAHSYYPVRGVGRPRDLLKVLEYEEPDSAIIFANTKDDTFMVTSFLKRHGYRAEVLNGDLPQKEREKTLAALRQGKIDYIVATDVAARGIDISDLSHVINFVLPDSAEVYIHRTGRTGRAGKKGKAISLIAPNEVATFFQVRKMYAVDLQEQSLPTPVEIMKARQRRGLTRIANTLSEHTDLPYGAHMGIAELLLHESQEEGELDPVRTIARLLAIAERAQQGQPVAAPAEVEIVERIAPVSQQAEAIEAQEAPMVEPPAAKAPEEPVVTPKKPEAPAEKKVEATPEKPQKAEAKEPTEEPEKPVVTAEPAPETSEDEGSRGRRRRRRGARRRSRGSRASSAAPETVEAPEKVEEKTAEKVAPEPEPAEEEAPRPRRQRSRRRSRAASAESTTALPAAPPAAVAAPKAAAPSDTRKMYLNLGSTTFGSDQDLITMLCYMSGMDPEDFGELQIENTYSFVHVRREYFRDVVAALNGQVWEDHNVTAEPARK, from the coding sequence ATGCTGACGACCGCTGAACACACCTTTGACGACTTTTACCTCAGCGATGAGATGCGCCGTGCGCTCGATGCGGTAGGCTACAAGCAGCCAACCCGTGCCCAGGTCGCCGCGATTCCTCTGATTCTGGCGGGCATCGACCTCATCCTGCAGTCCCAGACCGGCTCCGGCAAAACGGCGGCCTTTGGCATCCCCATCATCGAGATGCTTGAGCCCCAGCCCGGGCGCACGGATGTGCTGGTGCTCGCCCCAACCCGCGAACTGGCCCAACAGGTCTGCAACGAGTTTGAGCGTCTCGGGCAGTTTAAGCGCGTCAAGGCAACCGCGATTTACGGGGGTACGTCCTACGAGCGTCAGTACGAAGAGCTGGAGAAGTCTTCGATCGTCGTCGCCACTCCCGGTCGCCTCATCGACTTGTGTGAGCGCGGCAAAATCGATCTGAGTCAGCTCCGGTTGCTCTGCCTGGATGAGGCCGACGAAATGCTCTCCATGGGCTTTCGTGATGACATCGAAGCTATCATGGCCTTTTTGCCCGAGGAGCGTCAGAGCCTGCTCTTTTCGGCCACGATCACCGATGAGATTAAAGCCCTGGGCAACAAAACGCTCTTCTACCCGGAGAATGTCCTTCTCTCTTCGGACTCGGTGGCCTCGGTCGACGTCGCCCACTCCTACTACCCGGTACGCGGTGTGGGCCGCCCCCGCGACCTGCTCAAGGTTCTGGAGTACGAGGAACCCGATAGCGCGATCATCTTTGCCAACACCAAAGACGACACCTTCATGGTGACCTCGTTTTTGAAGCGCCACGGCTACCGGGCCGAGGTCCTCAACGGTGATCTCCCGCAGAAGGAACGCGAGAAGACCCTGGCTGCCCTGCGCCAGGGTAAGATTGACTACATCGTGGCCACCGACGTGGCCGCCCGCGGGATCGACATCTCCGATCTTAGCCACGTGATCAACTTCGTGCTCCCGGACTCCGCAGAAGTCTACATTCACCGCACCGGTCGTACCGGTCGTGCCGGCAAGAAGGGCAAGGCCATCAGCCTGATCGCTCCCAATGAGGTCGCGACCTTCTTCCAGGTGCGCAAGATGTACGCCGTCGATCTCCAAGAGCAGAGCCTGCCAACGCCGGTCGAGATCATGAAAGCTCGCCAGCGCCGTGGGCTTACGCGCATTGCCAACACGCTCTCCGAGCACACCGATCTGCCCTACGGGGCGCATATGGGCATCGCCGAGTTGCTCCTCCACGAGAGCCAGGAAGAGGGCGAACTCGACCCGGTCCGCACCATCGCCCGGCTGCTCGCCATCGCCGAGCGCGCCCAGCAGGGCCAGCCTGTCGCTGCGCCGGCAGAGGTCGAAATCGTCGAGCGAATCGCGCCGGTCTCCCAGCAGGCAGAAGCCATTGAGGCTCAGGAGGCCCCGATGGTTGAGCCGCCGGCCGCTAAGGCTCCCGAAGAGCCTGTCGTAACCCCCAAGAAGCCTGAAGCGCCGGCCGAGAAGAAGGTTGAAGCCACGCCGGAGAAGCCCCAAAAGGCCGAAGCGAAGGAACCCACGGAAGAGCCCGAGAAGCCGGTGGTGACCGCCGAGCCCGCGCCGGAAACCTCCGAAGACGAAGGCTCCAGAGGCCGCCGTCGCCGTCGTCGCGGCGCACGTCGTCGTTCCCGAGGCAGCCGCGCGTCGTCTGCGGCGCCCGAGACGGTGGAAGCTCCCGAGAAGGTCGAAGAGAAGACCGCAGAAAAAGTCGCACCCGAGCCCGAGCCTGCCGAAGAAGAGGCCCCGCGTCCTCGCCGCCAGCGTAGCCGCCGTCGCTCTCGCGCGGCGAGCGCCGAGAGCACGACTGCCCTCCCGGCTGCTCCGCCAGCGGCGGTGGCGGCACCGAAAGCTGCTGCCCCCTCCGATACCCGAAAGATGTATCTGAACCTGGGCAGCACCACCTTCGGCTCTGATCAAGACCTGATCACCATGCTATGCTACATGTCGGGCATGGACCCGGAGGACTTCGGTGAGCTTCAGATCGAGAACACCTACTCCTTCGTTCACGTGCGCCGGGAGTACTTCCGCGACGTAGTCGCGGCCCTCAACGGGCAGGTCTGGGAGGACCACAACGTAACCGCCGAGCCCGCCCGAAAATAA
- the infC gene encoding translation initiation factor IF-3: protein MADKEPKINRRIRAPEVRVIDPDGEQLGLMSSDEALEKAESFGLDLVEVAPQARPPVVRIMDYGKFKYQQKKRSAEARKKSSRVELKEVKFRPKTDEHDFQTKLRRARRFLEENNKVKLTVMFRGREITHPEIARTMLQRAAEELADTAQVEQTTRMEGRNMTLFLTPRNVSVS from the coding sequence ATGGCGGATAAAGAACCGAAGATTAATCGTCGCATCCGTGCGCCCGAAGTGCGCGTGATCGATCCCGACGGCGAGCAGCTTGGCCTGATGAGTTCCGATGAGGCACTCGAGAAAGCTGAGAGCTTTGGGCTTGATCTGGTGGAGGTTGCGCCTCAAGCGCGTCCGCCGGTCGTTCGGATCATGGACTACGGCAAATTTAAGTACCAGCAGAAGAAGCGTTCGGCCGAGGCCCGCAAAAAGTCTTCTCGCGTGGAACTTAAAGAGGTGAAGTTTCGGCCGAAGACCGATGAGCATGATTTCCAGACCAAGTTGCGCCGGGCTCGTCGTTTCCTCGAAGAGAACAACAAGGTCAAACTGACCGTGATGTTCCGGGGACGCGAGATCACCCACCCCGAGATCGCGCGCACGATGCTCCAGCGGGCGGCCGAGGAGCTCGCCGACACGGCTCAAGTCGAGCAGACCACCCGAATGGAAGGTCGCAATATGACGCTCTTCCTTACGCCTCGAAATGTGAGCGTGAGTTAA
- the asd gene encoding archaetidylserine decarboxylase (Phosphatidylserine decarboxylase is synthesized as a single chain precursor. Generation of the pyruvoyl active site from a Ser is coupled to cleavage of a Gly-Ser bond between the larger (beta) and smaller (alpha chains). It is an integral membrane protein.), protein MVMEKMAVKMLERLPKNLVSRAFGVVSDVELPRPVQQVVNRSFAELAGINMAEGEHGPGQYDSLNAYFTRRLRAGARHIESDQPDTLVSPVDGRIGAFGNINAGTLLQAKGRTYRLLDLVDSAERAEAFDGGSFMTIYLSPRDYHRIHAPVAGQVDEVSYIPGYLFPVNPFAVRNIDELFAVNERLISYLETEKLGRIGVVKVGATCVGRIGLAFDGFETNGTFRRREDFTPREELHVDHGDELGVFNLGSTVILLISEPDFRFREDLRFGDVVRLGQSLGALKG, encoded by the coding sequence ATGGTCATGGAGAAGATGGCGGTAAAGATGTTGGAGCGGCTGCCCAAGAACCTGGTCAGCCGGGCCTTTGGTGTGGTTAGCGATGTGGAACTGCCCCGGCCCGTCCAACAGGTGGTCAATCGCTCCTTCGCTGAGCTGGCCGGTATCAATATGGCCGAGGGGGAGCATGGCCCCGGGCAGTACGATAGCCTCAATGCCTACTTTACCCGGCGTCTGCGTGCGGGGGCGCGCCATATCGAAAGTGATCAGCCCGATACCCTGGTAAGCCCGGTCGATGGCAGGATTGGCGCCTTTGGAAACATCAACGCCGGTACCTTGCTTCAGGCCAAGGGGCGCACTTATCGTCTGCTCGACCTGGTCGACAGCGCCGAACGGGCCGAAGCCTTTGACGGCGGATCGTTTATGACGATCTACCTCTCGCCACGGGACTACCACCGCATTCACGCGCCGGTGGCCGGTCAGGTCGATGAGGTGAGCTACATCCCGGGGTACCTGTTCCCGGTGAATCCTTTTGCGGTGCGCAATATTGATGAGCTCTTTGCGGTCAACGAGCGCCTGATCAGTTACCTGGAGACCGAAAAGCTCGGTCGCATCGGTGTCGTGAAGGTTGGCGCGACCTGCGTGGGGCGCATCGGGCTGGCGTTCGACGGGTTTGAAACCAACGGGACCTTCCGTCGGCGAGAGGACTTTACCCCACGGGAGGAACTTCATGTGGATCACGGTGATGAACTCGGGGTGTTCAACCTGGGCTCCACGGTGATTTTACTGATCAGCGAGCCGGATTTCCGCTTCCGCGAAGATCTGCGTTTTGGCGACGTGGTCCGCCTGGGGCAGTCGCTCGGGGCTCTGAAAGGATAA
- the pheS gene encoding phenylalanine--tRNA ligase subunit alpha, with protein sequence MNVEELSNKLEALASLAVAALAEAPRREDAIQIKNSYLGRKGQVQDLMKVLRDLAHEDRRLAGQASNACKQAIEGAFEARMRAIAEQELERKMREEAVDITLPARPLQASMGHPLRQIEQELIAIFEEMGFEVAEGPEIESDYFNFEALNFPPDHPARDMQDTFMLDDERLLRTHTSPVQVRTMQSYELPIRVISPGRVYRCDSDITHSPVFHQVEGLLVDEHVTFGDLKGTLQHFAERCFGEGTPIRLRPSFFPFTEPSAEVDVGCIFCRGEGCRVCSHSGWIEILGSGMIDPNVLSASGIDPQRYSGFAFGLGVERVAMLKLGVNDIRLFYENDLRFLEQF encoded by the coding sequence ATGAACGTGGAAGAGCTCAGCAATAAGCTCGAGGCGCTGGCCTCCCTGGCTGTAGCGGCGTTGGCCGAGGCCCCTCGAAGGGAAGATGCGATCCAGATCAAGAACAGTTATCTGGGGCGCAAAGGCCAGGTTCAGGATTTGATGAAAGTGCTGCGCGATCTGGCGCACGAAGATCGGCGCCTGGCCGGTCAGGCCTCGAATGCCTGCAAGCAAGCTATTGAGGGGGCGTTTGAGGCTCGAATGCGGGCGATCGCCGAGCAGGAGCTTGAGCGCAAAATGCGCGAAGAAGCGGTCGATATCACGCTTCCGGCGCGTCCGCTTCAGGCCTCCATGGGGCACCCGCTGCGCCAGATCGAGCAGGAACTCATCGCGATCTTTGAAGAGATGGGTTTCGAAGTTGCCGAGGGACCCGAGATCGAGAGCGACTACTTTAACTTCGAGGCGCTCAACTTCCCGCCGGATCACCCGGCGCGCGATATGCAAGATACCTTTATGCTCGACGACGAGCGGCTGCTGCGCACGCATACCTCGCCGGTGCAGGTGCGCACGATGCAGTCCTACGAGCTGCCGATTCGCGTGATCTCGCCAGGGCGCGTGTACCGCTGTGACAGCGATATTACGCACAGTCCGGTGTTTCATCAGGTTGAGGGCCTCCTGGTGGATGAGCATGTGACCTTTGGGGATCTTAAGGGCACACTTCAGCATTTCGCCGAGCGCTGCTTCGGGGAAGGGACGCCGATTCGGTTGCGACCGAGCTTCTTCCCCTTCACCGAGCCCAGCGCCGAGGTCGATGTGGGATGCATTTTCTGTCGCGGCGAGGGCTGCCGGGTATGCAGCCACTCCGGTTGGATCGAGATTCTGGGCTCCGGAATGATCGATCCCAACGTGTTGAGCGCATCGGGCATCGATCCGCAGCGTTACAGCGGCTTCGCCTTTGGGCTCGGCGTGGAACGTGTGGCCATGCTCAAGCTCGGGGTCAACGACATCCGTCTCTTCTACGAGAACGATCTGCGCTTTTTGGAGCAGTTCTAA
- the rpmI gene encoding 50S ribosomal protein L35 — protein sequence MSKMKTHRGAAKRFKKTKSGKVKYRRGFRAHILTKKSSKRKRHLRKDGYIHPADEPRVKALIGQG from the coding sequence ATGTCGAAAATGAAAACGCATCGCGGAGCCGCCAAGCGCTTCAAGAAGACCAAGAGCGGTAAAGTGAAGTACCGCCGCGGTTTCCGCGCCCACATCCTCACCAAGAAGAGCAGCAAGCGTAAGCGCCATCTTCGTAAAGACGGGTACATCCACCCGGCTGACGAGCCGCGCGTTAAGGCGCTGATCGGCCAAGGTTAA
- a CDS encoding DciA family protein: MWDDILKQAARAGKERGELPKPTREFLKKVWPTMVGEELTHLCEPRSLFDGTLTVAVRHPALADEWQRRPMALLRRVQRYAPWPVERLAIELDERSGHRHSPPPPQVVEAFEHGHARVMDEDLDEGLKSLIASIDRLRKARDQG, from the coding sequence ATGTGGGACGACATCCTCAAGCAAGCCGCGCGCGCCGGAAAGGAACGCGGTGAGTTGCCGAAACCAACCCGCGAGTTTCTTAAAAAGGTGTGGCCCACCATGGTGGGAGAAGAACTCACTCATCTGTGCGAGCCGCGCAGCCTCTTCGACGGCACCCTCACCGTCGCGGTCCGTCATCCGGCACTGGCCGACGAATGGCAACGCCGCCCCATGGCGTTGCTTCGACGCGTGCAGCGCTATGCTCCCTGGCCGGTGGAACGCCTGGCCATCGAACTTGATGAACGCTCCGGCCATCGCCACAGCCCTCCCCCTCCGCAGGTAGTGGAAGCGTTCGAACACGGGCACGCCCGAGTCATGGATGAGGACCTCGACGAGGGACTGAAATCGTTGATCGCGTCGATCGACCGGCTGCGCAAAGCACGTGACCAGGGCTAG
- a CDS encoding class I SAM-dependent methyltransferase, with the protein MPNSADKTPEIGPNLEEESDVIELTEEVNKIAPRRGPAPELDALSLEMPEFRVPESSPDDDDDAVTTRVDGSILDAQAGYDRQEMVKTISMAPVRREDLEALAPRRAPELDHNLSDARFAPDIVTAPPRVLIKRWNDGLPLAALKLIGPPPPGSPPPVAAAALSSPPAGAIPPAPEPPSLEEESDVLELDEIEPISEPPPTRPPASAPATPPPVESASVETSSVEQEVPEDEIPFVPLVPEGEAKAPPVTLESEARAPAVAGGGDPELQGLVKELLEEKKTKNAGPRTRRLRPRDVWFQEVFSEEYLRTIPKSIGKRTGQEVDFIRKSLKLKKGSRILDLACGFGRHAIELAEQGYEMVGIDLSMPLLQKALGDAKRRSANVKFIHGDMRELNFSEVFDGCYLWDTSVGYFDDRTNLRVFQGIQRALKPGGRIVIDVINRDYVVRETPTRLWWEGEGCIFLEESEFDFQTSTLHAKRSFIYEDNSPPLEQNSYIRLYNVHELRQMLHVAGFQILEISGERFHKGYFLGASSRRVIVLAEKRVRKEPA; encoded by the coding sequence GTGCCAAATTCTGCGGATAAGACCCCCGAGATCGGGCCGAACCTCGAAGAGGAGAGCGATGTGATCGAGTTGACCGAAGAGGTCAATAAGATCGCGCCGCGTCGCGGACCAGCGCCAGAACTCGATGCATTGAGTCTCGAAATGCCCGAGTTTCGGGTGCCGGAGAGCTCTCCCGATGATGATGACGATGCGGTGACCACGCGCGTCGACGGGAGTATCCTGGACGCTCAAGCCGGCTATGATCGCCAGGAAATGGTCAAAACCATTTCCATGGCTCCCGTGCGGCGTGAAGACCTTGAGGCACTCGCCCCGCGGCGTGCTCCGGAGCTTGATCATAATCTCAGTGATGCGCGCTTTGCGCCCGACATCGTTACCGCGCCCCCACGAGTGCTGATTAAGCGCTGGAACGACGGCCTGCCACTGGCTGCGCTCAAGCTGATCGGTCCTCCTCCGCCCGGATCGCCTCCACCGGTGGCGGCCGCCGCGCTTTCCTCTCCGCCGGCTGGTGCAATCCCGCCGGCGCCCGAGCCCCCGTCGCTCGAAGAAGAAAGCGATGTTCTGGAACTCGACGAGATCGAACCGATCAGCGAGCCCCCACCGACTCGTCCGCCCGCCAGCGCGCCGGCTACCCCGCCCCCGGTAGAGAGTGCTTCAGTCGAGACCTCTTCGGTGGAACAGGAGGTGCCGGAGGATGAGATCCCCTTTGTGCCCCTGGTGCCCGAGGGAGAAGCAAAGGCGCCTCCTGTTACGCTGGAGAGCGAAGCCCGGGCTCCGGCGGTGGCCGGTGGCGGTGACCCCGAGCTGCAGGGGCTGGTCAAGGAGCTTCTCGAAGAGAAAAAGACCAAGAATGCCGGCCCGCGTACGCGTCGCCTTCGCCCGAGGGACGTGTGGTTCCAGGAGGTCTTTTCCGAGGAGTACCTGCGCACGATCCCGAAGTCGATCGGTAAGCGTACCGGCCAGGAAGTCGATTTCATCCGCAAGAGCCTCAAGCTCAAAAAGGGCTCACGCATTCTGGATTTAGCCTGTGGATTTGGTCGTCACGCCATCGAGCTGGCAGAGCAGGGCTACGAGATGGTGGGCATCGACCTCTCCATGCCGCTGTTGCAAAAAGCGCTTGGCGATGCCAAGCGCCGCTCTGCCAATGTGAAGTTCATTCACGGCGATATGCGTGAATTGAACTTTAGCGAGGTCTTTGATGGCTGCTACCTCTGGGATACGTCGGTCGGTTATTTCGACGATCGCACCAACCTGAGGGTCTTTCAGGGGATTCAGCGCGCGCTCAAGCCGGGTGGTCGCATTGTGATCGATGTGATCAACCGCGATTACGTGGTGCGTGAGACGCCCACGCGCCTCTGGTGGGAGGGAGAGGGATGTATCTTTTTGGAGGAGAGCGAGTTCGATTTTCAGACGAGCACGCTTCACGCCAAGCGCTCCTTTATCTACGAAGATAACTCCCCTCCGCTGGAGCAAAACAGCTACATCCGACTCTACAATGTTCATGAGCTGCGCCAGATGTTGCATGTGGCCGGGTTTCAGATTCTGGAGATCAGTGGCGAGCGCTTCCACAAGGGCTATTTCCTCGGGGCGTCGAGTCGTCGAGTGATCGTGTTGGCGGAGAAACGCGTTCGTAAAGAGCCCGCCTAA